The following nucleotide sequence is from Larus michahellis chromosome 10, bLarMic1.1, whole genome shotgun sequence.
TGTTGATCGCACAGGTAGGAGGGGTCCTGGTTGGTAAGTGCTTCCGTCACTGAGGTGCTACAGAAACTCTCATTATCCTGAGCTATGCTCAGGAAGAGAACATAAGGATTATCTAAATTCCCTGCTAAGTGTTGCTTGTTGAGTTGCACTTGTTGCTTCTGCCTGAAAATCAGAGGTTGATGAAGGTCTTGACAGCAGTAACTGATTTCTTAATGCCTTACTTCCCTAGTAACAAGTTACCAGTAAGCTAGATGTTTGCTCTGCGGACACAAGTCATGAAGGCTCTgaaatgggacttttttttttttttccagatttctgaGTCCCCTGAATATGCTTATTGGCGGTactgtggtggtgctggtgttCATGGGGTTTGTGTGGGTATCGCACAACAAGGATATACTCCGCAGGATGAAGAAGCAGTACCCAACCTCATTTGTAGTGGTCATCATGCTGTCTAGCTACTTCTTGATCTCCTATTTGGGAGATGTCATGGTGTTCATGTTTGGGATCACGCTTCCCCTCCTCTGtaagtatttttcctcttctttgggGGGCTAGGGGTGTGTGATGAGCTTTCTCAAATAAGTCTGAAGAGTCTAAATTGGCTGTTGCCTTTACTATCTCTGTTTAAATGATCCCAACACAAAACAGCACAAGCAGTCTTTAATGTTATTATTAAATGGGTACCTGTGGTTACTTAAGCGGTCATTGAGACTTTATCTTCTTCCAGTGATGGCATGGCATGGTAGTGTGTCTTAAGATGAATGCTGCAAGAACTATGCATTCCTTGGGCATTAACAATTAATGTGTGTATTTCTGTCATGCAGTGATGTTTGTCCATGCTTCTCTGAGGCTCCGGAACATAAAGAACAAGCTGGAAAACAAGATGGAAGGAATAGGCTTGAAGAAGACCCCGATGGGCATCATATTGGATGCTCTAGAACAGCAAGAGGATAGTATCAACAAACTGGCTGACTACATATCTAAAGTGAAGGAGTAAGCAACTGCAACGTGGCATTTTTACCTGTTGCAGGAGTGTAGTTGCTATTTACTATTGTTCAAGCTTGCTTTCAGTTTGTGTACAAAACAGCAAACGCACGTGGTACAGAGTAATAGTTGCAGGATACAGGTATTCCAAGGTCTTCAGGGCTCCTCTAAGAACATAAGAGCAGCAACTTTTTTTCTATTGTATAGCAAAATGTTCTGGTGTTTACACAAATACATACTAACTTAAACATGTTTCCTTGTCTCTTCTTCTGGGGGgtagaggaggaagagatggaaacctAGGGAATGCAGTCCCTCAAACTGTCTTGTAGCAAATTTGTCTATTAGTAAGAGTAACACCCCTTTCATCTCAGTTCTACAAGATGCTGGGTAGCGCATTCAGGCTGGTGATGTTCAAGGTGAGCTGGAACGTATCAAAAGTAGGTCTCTTGTATCCTCCAAATCTCCCCCATGAGTGGTCTGCGTTGAGACCATGTTGCTGGCTTAACTGACAAGTGGTAAAACAGTGCAATACTTATAATGAATATGGGTTCCTGTCATCACCTTGCATTCCTCCTCTAGCAGCCGGGAAGCAGTCTAAATAGATCTAAACATGAAGAATATATGGCACTGTGCCTCTGTCAGTCCCAGTAAAGTGCACCTTTGTTCTCTGAAATCTCGATGAATAGAAACTGCTCCTCTCTGCAGGAGAGCCAGACTTCCTTGCATACCAGCTAAGCTATGGCCAAGCATGGGAAGGAAAAAGTTTTCAGATACATTGGATGATCTAGGTCTCTACCCTAttgatgttttttaaatactgctacTTTAGGACTTACCTTGTTCTGCTTTAGTCTGTTATAGGCTGTTTTGTAGATGGAGGTGTATGTGTGTTCTCGAGCGTGggtcatctttttctttcttcttagcCAGAATGCAAAGATTTAAGTAAAACATGCATCTCACTGACTCAGTACTTCTGACACTCTTCAAAGGAATAAACTGGATTTCAGGtttacaaataaaagcaataaatgtcAAGATAGTTTTTGAAAACCCATTCCAAATTCATGAAGATACTTGCCTGTAACAACTCCTGAAAACGGTGTGTGAGATTCTTTTATATGTGTTTTAACTTAACTGCCAGCTCTGATGGAATTAACTTGATAACAGGAGCCTACCGAcaacagagggggaaaaagttgTCCAGGTGACACTCCATTTCAGATATTGCATTTCTCTTTTCTAACAAAGTAATTAATTAAACAAGAAAGCAAGGATCCTTAAAGTTGAAGCTTTTATGTAACTTATCATGCTGTTTTCATAGTGGACTGTGTAGAAATCTGAACATGTCATTCCATTTAAGTGTTAAAGTGATCAGTATTTATTGAAAATGTCTGTATATTCCAGCTGAAGAGTCAATGGCCTGTTCCTCACTTGTAGTGCATGGTCTTTGTTTTTTGAAAACTGTTTCCACACTTAAAGAACATAGTAGCCTATGACTTCATCATTACTGTagaattttaaaaactgcacagttatgaagaaaaataaactctaaTGGTGATTCCTGAGTGCATTTATTTCAGGTTGGGAAAGTGGTTGGAAACTTGAGCTTGTCTCTGTTGGTGGAACTCCctagggtggtggtggtggtggatcTGTCACCCTACAGGTCATGTTGCAAGCCCATTTTTGTGATGAGCTGATGGCTTTGCAGGCTCTGTCTAACTTTGTTGAGGCATGAGGGACCTCTGAGCTGCAGGAGTGTTAGGGCCTTGCTCTTGCATCCTTACAAATGCTTCTCTACAGCTGTGGAGGACTTGAGCGTTTGTTTGTGCTGTTTCAGTCTCTCATATAACTCAACTGgggttttacatttcttttcattaccTCAGAGGGATTGCTGTTTCTAGGCTCACTGGGAGCTGTGCCTTGAGCAGTGCTAGGAAGCCAACTCTGCTGCGGTCAAGCCAGTGGTGCATCTGTATGTGGCTGCTTCCCTCCTGTGAGCACTCGAGAGGCCGCTCGGTGGGAGAACGCAGATCAGAGCAGGGCTCCACAGTCCTGCTGTGTCTACCCTGGTAATAGGTGTTGGCTGCTTTGGCTGCTCCTGGATGTAGCAGTAATTTGCGCCTGGCAGCTTGATGGAGGTtgtaaaacactgtattttcctttgtacTTCCCTGTCCCAGCTGCTGAAGTCTTGGCCTGGCCTTTGAGCCAGTACAGAGAGCAGCGTGCTCCGAGAGCTTTCTGGGCAAGTTGCTTTTTGCACTTGTCATTTGCTGCTGTGCCCCATGTGATGGCTTTGATAAAAGTATCAAGTTCCTTCCCATTCCTACTTTCATCCTTTAGCAAAAGGGAGGGCTGTACAAAACGAGTGCAATGGAAACGGTTCTTCCTTTTTCATGTCTCTGCCATGCAGAAATagctctcccctccccttcaCGTGATAAAAACTACTTGCTATGTATTAGGCAATACCTCTGCCAGGTTTCCCAAGTCTGCGGAGTTACGGTTGCAGGCAGAAACAGAGCTGAGAAGATTTACTAGTTTGGAAGACAGAGGATTTGAAAGAGACCAAGTGATAGATACAAAAAGGACAAGGAGAAATGAAAACGTGAAGCAACAATAGTGGAGACTACCTTGGACGCAAAGAGGTCCTGTGCATTGCTGGTACTACAGGAATATTATAATAAATGTGGGGGGAGCAGGGCGGGATGGGATTTAGCTGCCACGGGAAGGATGCTGAGAGTCACAGGCAGGAGCAAGAAGCGACTCACCTAAAGGAaatcctggcaggagctgcaaagctctgctttttCAGCAAGTGTATCAGCCACAAGAAGGGAAGGGAGCGGCATGTGAGCAAAGGGAGAGGCTTTATTCTTTCCCTATGCCTTGTAGCTTTAGATggctttcttcaaaaaaaaaattaaaaaaaaaaaaaaaacaacaacccaaccaaaaaaccacaccactaaacaaaaacaccccaacaaaaGCAACTGGTCTCTTGTGGGTGTCTTCCACAAGAGCATGACTTACCTGTAGCTGCTTTACAAAAGAggcttgcagcaaaaaaaaaaaaaaaaaaaaaaaaagtaaatctaatGTGattaaaaaaggggagggaaaaaatttcacaaaaatattacGGAAAAACTAAGTTGTGTATATGCAGGTTTAACCCCATCATACCCAGCTCTGCTAGGGGTGAGACATGCTATTCACACCCCGTACCAGCAGCAGTGGTGAGGTTCTCAAACCCCAGGCAGAGAGAGGGGTAAGGCTGGTCCTCCTGCCGCGTCAGAGTAGTGCGGAGAGAGACCCGAACCAGCATTTCAGTGCGCTCCAAGGTGGCTGCAATTAAGGGTTACATCACGGACAGAGGTGAACTGTGGGGAATGAAGATGACAGCCCCCAAACCAGAGTATGGCAGCATCTTTTATACGCTGATCAGGTACGGCACCAACTAAACCACATTCTGCAATAGAGGTAGCTTGAAACCACTAAGCCGAGGTGTTTGATGTACCAGAGCAGTCGTTCTGTTCTGTGAGCATCTTGTTAGCCATGGAAGTGCCGCACACATCTTACGGAGAgagctttatttcatttctgtttccttaGCCTGAAAAATTAAGCTGTATACACGGAAACCAAATACATTTCTCAGGGACAGGAGAATAATAAAGGCGCACGTGTGTGAAAAGAAAGTTAAGATAAAGCACAGCGTGTTCCTGCAGAATCTGGCGGCAGAAGGACAACGTGGAAGCAGAATAGTTTGCTGACAAATTAGAAAGACAAGGTTATTGATGCCTCTGAGAAAATACTTCCACAACAAACTGGAGCCTCAAATCCACTGGGAGACAGCTGGGACGAGGAGTGTTTGATACCTGATGGAAACACTCAGCACTGACTTTTCCCATGCCAGCCGTTTTCACCACACTTAGAAAAGTGGGTATCGCATGCTTTGTTCCCAAAGAGTCATATGTACCACCTGGGTTCTGCAGAAAACATCTGCTGAAACGATTGTAAGCAAAAACTTGAATAGTCTTTATTCCAAGTTGTTTTCTTTGGGTCAGTCTGGTCTCTCACTCCAGCTGCTTTGGCAATGGCACCTGGACAAGGACAGTGAGTATTAGGAGGAGGAAATTTCTCAGTCTTATCTCCCAAACCCGTTCAGTTTAATACAAACCTTCAGAAACTGTAAAAAGAGCAAAACTATAACAGCTGGGAACTCCAAGGAGCTCTGGTTgggaatttttttggtttgtaattCCCCACTTGCTGTTTGCAATTCTTAATGCCCAGGAAAACAATTTGCAAGCGATGAGTCCCACCACGGAGCGAACAAacacccagctctgctcaagAGGAAAACCCGAATTTAGAGATGAAGCTGTGGATATTGCGGCAAATAAGGAGTTACCAAGATCACACAGGCAGGTGAGAATAAAACCCTAGTGCCCCAAACCTAAACCCTTTTGGCCCAATGacagatgaccaaaaaaaaaaaaaatcaaaagcaaaaaccaaaaaacaccaaacaaaaaacaaccccaaagcctCAACACACGGTTGCTTCACTTTCCATGGGCTGTGATAGCAATTGTTGTCTGGCCCATTTAGGATGGACCATGAACTGATCCCTCCACCCCAAGCCCCACAGCCCTCATTTACAAAAGCCTCctgaggattttggggggaatGGCTGGGGTTCACTATTGCCCCCTGGCACCCGGGTTTCTTAATCATCCCTGTGCAAAGTGAGGGCTGTGCCCGGCCAAGCACCAGCACCATCATCCTCCATCGTCCTGAGAGGTGGGGAGGCAGCAGGTCCCACCACAGTGATGGACCAACCTGCCATCACAAGCACCATCTGGGCATCTACGGATAACCCATGACCTTTACAAGGGCCGGTCCTGCCGTCTGAGACGTGGCACCGAAATGCAGAGCGTGGACTGAGACCTAGAAAGGCCAGAAATGTCCTGAGGAGAGGCCCCGGCTGCACCCGGGTGAGACTGGCCAGCACAGACCACAGCCCCAGGACTTGGTCTGGGGGCAGAACGGTCACGTTAGTCCTGGACCAGGGTCACAGCAGGACCTGCCGCTGCCAAAATTTCAGGACAAGCTACTCTCTCTGGAATTACTGAGGGAATAATTATTTCTGTGTAGgtataaaagcaaggaaaatgtgGCCCAATAAATAAAAGTGTCAATTATTAAGCAAAATACGAATTACAAAATActacttaaacatttttaattgcaaaggattttctgtcctttctctaGCCTTAGCGACACAAACAGATTCATCAGCGTCACTAACTACAAACAGATCAGTCAGCTTTTAGTGTTTCTTGAATAATGCTACGATGCAAAGAAGCATAACATTTCAGGGAAGCAAGGGGTTAAATCTGATGACCAGCATTTTGGGAAGCGGCCCACGAATTTGGTACCCAAGTGAGAGCATCACCAAGAGGCAGTTATCACAATTGTCACAGTTTGGGACTTCCCCCTCACACTAAAGCTTTTCATTTCGTTTAAACCAGACCAACCAAAGGCAGTCCCGGACCTTTCTTAAGTGACCTTGGGTaagtttttgtttcctgtctttcagtttaCCCTTCATCAAACGGGCCAAGCGTCGGTGCTTTCTTGTGTAAAGTGAGAGCTAAAGCAAAACAGGGCAGCCAAAAAGACAAAACATGTTTTTTATGGGGGACTGAGGACAGACTGATGTGAAAAATAATACCTGTTGCTCTCCTGAAGCAAACGGCTTATAATAGCATTTGCCTGTTGTAACTaattatggttggactcgatgatcttaaaggtcccttccaacccagatgattcCTACGATTCTAATGTACTATTACTCTTACGCTAACGTTGagtttctgtgggttttgtttacCTCCTGagtgaatttcctttcttttaccgTTACGGATGCAGACAGGGATGGAGTCGATTCCCTCCCCTCGTGGCCATCACTGAGCACTTACCGGTTTAAGATAAGCGACGTTACTCTGACGAATGTCATTTAGTAGCTGATCTCTCGGGGTTATTTCGACAAGGGGAGGCGGCCTTCTCCTGGGAACTGGTTTAAGCGTTTTGATGACGTCTTTGAGGTTGGTTTTCTCGGTGGGTTCCACGTACTTGGGCACGGCGGGTTTGCGCTGTATCTTCTTCAGCTTGACCACCTTGAAGCTGACGGGCTCCCCCCTGCACGGCTCCTTGGGGGCCGGCTGCctccccctctcctgcctttTGCTCAGAGATACAGCCGCGGGGACGGGCGGTTTTGGGGCTTGTGGGGGTTCGTGCATCCTCGGCTGGGGCAGCGGTCCCCCCAGCATTTCCCACATGCCAGGAGGCAACCCAAGTCCGTTCTCCAGCATCGCTATCAACTCCCTCTGCTCTTTcatttgctgctgcctctgctcttctTGCCTCTTTTGCCTCTGCTTGTCCAGGTTTCTGCTGAGCAGGTTGGTCACCACCATCCTGGGCCCCGGCAGTTCGAAGTGGTACCCCATTTTAAGGAGGGTGGCGTTGGCTTTCAGCAGCCTGGCGATCTCCATTTCTGCCTGGTGGCCCAGCATGCTCCGCTGGTTGTGGAAGCGGAGCTCCGTCAGCGTCTCGTTGTACTGCAGGCATCTCATGATGGCAACGATCCCTTTGCCAGAGATGAAGTTGGAATCGATGTTCAATGTGGTGATGCTCCTATTCTCCCGCAGCATGTTGGCCAGCGCGAAGGCCACGTTGTCGTCAGCCCCCACGTTGGCCAAGCTGAACGTTTTTATGTTCTTATTCTTTTTCATGGCATTGACAAAGTCTATCAGCATTTCTTTGGGGATGTTTTCTATGTTGTTCAGGTTGAGCTCTTTCACGTCTGGGTTGTTTTTTCGAACTTTCTCCAAACTCTCTTCTAAATTGGTTTGATTTCCTGAAGGCCTGGCACTCAGCTTCATGAAGCTGGTATCCAGCGCTAACTTTTTGGGGATGTttaattttgatattttcttttcattttcattgggCTTTTCTATGTTTTCTGCTGATTCTGTACCAGGTTTCTTACTTATCTGATTGCTGTGAGGTTTTCCATTGGTGTAAGTCTCCTTTGTTTCTAATTCAgactcatcttcctcttcctcctcctcatcatcttcctcttcctcctcctcttcttcttcttcctcatcctcttctctctctttatCACTTCCATCATTGTTTATCTCCCCAGGTTGTGTTTCCGGGTTGGACAAGTGCTCATTTTGGTAatgtctctcttttccctctgctcctggcacCCTCCCACCGGCCGCCTCCTCCGCGGTGCTTCTCTGAGGAAGACAGAAACTCACAGCTGAAATAATCGAACACGGCTTTGTTACATTAACTTGCTGCTCAAATAAACACGTAGCAAGTGGATTTGGATACCTCTGTGCCCACGCTTTATAGAATAACCCTTAAAAGTGTCATTGCCTGTAGTCAGGGCTGTGCCGGCTTGCTGAAGGAACACAGGAACAATTGTTCTTAAAGTGGCTGAAAACCAGTTTCCCGCCTTTGCCTATTAAGCACACTGACAATTAAATCCTGTGCCTATTTAATGCTATGTTAAGGTGGTCCTCGAACCCTTCTGGGGGTTAAGAGTTTCTGATCCAAAGACTCTTTCTGgattttgtgtaatttttatCGTTTCCTTGACAAGAGAGAAAGTTTATTTCGTATGCCACAAACCATTGGAAATCTGTGCTAACCCCTGCCTGTTTGCTCAGCCCCAGGAGGGGCGACGAGGCCACAGCCTAACAGCAGCGGGGTCACCCAGCACGTGAGACAACGAGGCCACCCGCTCCGGTACCTGCCAGAGCATCCCAGCTAAGGAGGCACGTCGCTGAAGGTGAAGCAAAATATGAGCTCAGTTTTATTTTGAGCCCAGGGACAGGAAACTGGACTCTGCACCcagctgttgcaaggctgtggGGCTTTAGCATCAAAATGTAATTACAAACCATCTCCAGAGACTCTCCTAGCTGagatggttggggtttttttcaagcatGTTTTTGCAAGTGGATCCGTCATGACTGAGAAATGCTAATAAAGTTAATAAAGATTAAGATATTTTCCTAAAAGATTTGCACCAGTTCAGGCAGGGCAGTGTCACAGCTTGTGCTTCACCAAGAGTCAGACAAAATGGTGACAAAGTCACTTCTTCTGCCGTCGGGGCCGTGGTTCCTATTTGCTGCGGCGGTAGATGGGTTTAGTACAGGGGTTGCTTGACCAGCTCTATGCTCGAATTCCAGATTTAACCTCagaaacgttaaaaaaaaataatgtttctttgaGGGTAAGAGTGTTGCAGTAGGGAAAAACACACAGATTTCTCCCCCTCTCCAGAGACAGCCCATGGAAGCTGCCCTGAGAAGCCCATGGTGTACTGTGCTGCTGTGTGTCAGCAAAACCAccagtgtttaaaataaaacgtAAAAATTCACTTAGGTTCAGTTATGGATGTGTTCCGTCTGGCCAAGTTTCCATTCTCTTAACTTATTTTTAAGTGTGGCCCTCATCCTGAAAAATATCTAAGTCTGACCTTAACTTCATTTCAAAGTCATAGGGATAGTAGAATAAATTTAAGTACTGTATTGAAAAGGGTTGGGCTAGTTCGTGGAATGTGCATGCTTAGGCATTAGTAAATGTTTCGTATTGTTAAAAtgcagtggtttgggtttttgtctaATGCGACATTAAATTCTGTCAATTAATTAGTTTATACATACGATTAACGTAGTCTTCTATGGGAAAGCAATATGGTGTTGTTCCTAATGCAGAGTCAAACAAATTTGAGTTACGTTCTCCAAACTGATTTTATGACAATTCCTCAGTGATTTGCTTTAATGAAACAGAATTAGGATTTTTCCTATATTAAAAAGCTTAAGTAAATATTtaggaaaagcaattaaaagatt
It contains:
- the LMOD3 gene encoding leiomodin-3 encodes the protein MSELSQNSDEVCPEDIDEDEILANLSPEELKELQSEMEVMAPDPQVPTGMIQRDQTEKPPTGSFDHRSLVDYLYWQKASRRMLEDERVPVTLLPSERSTAEEAAGGRVPGAEGKERHYQNEHLSNPETQPGEINNDGSDKEREEDEEEEEEEEEEEDDEEEEEEDESELETKETYTNGKPHSNQISKKPGTESAENIEKPNENEKKISKLNIPKKLALDTSFMKLSARPSGNQTNLEESLEKVRKNNPDVKELNLNNIENIPKEMLIDFVNAMKKNKNIKTFSLANVGADDNVAFALANMLRENRSITTLNIDSNFISGKGIVAIMRCLQYNETLTELRFHNQRSMLGHQAEMEIARLLKANATLLKMGYHFELPGPRMVVTNLLSRNLDKQRQKRQEEQRQQQMKEQRELIAMLENGLGLPPGMWEMLGGPLPQPRMHEPPQAPKPPVPAAVSLSKRQERGRQPAPKEPCRGEPVSFKVVKLKKIQRKPAVPKYVEPTEKTNLKDVIKTLKPVPRRRPPPLVEITPRDQLLNDIRQSNVAYLKPVPLPKQLE